From Fulvivirga lutea:
TTGCCCATCAATGCTGTAAGATTGGTTAGTTTCAGATATCGTCACCAACCTTCCTGTTCCACTTCCATTCGTCCAGTTAATTCTTACTGTGTTTTCGGTAATCAATGAGGTTGCAATAGCGGAAGCTGATGTTGAAGGAGCTGGTGGACAAGTTGTAAACTGAACAGTTTTCGGGGGAGAATATAAAATACACGGATTTGTAGGTCCGCTTTTTCGGTACAAATCTACCAGGTAGGTGGTGTTCGGTTCAAGGTCATAAATCTGGCTTGAGCTGCCCAATACTTTGTTGCCCGTGCCTATTTCAGGAGCGCTGGTATAGGATGAATTCAGTGCATAATTCGTTCCATCCGATGGCAAAACGCGGCTCACCCCTAATTCGCGCACAACTGTTAATCGATAATTTGAGCCAACTGTTTCATTGTATGAAATTTGGGCGAAATCGTCACTAAGTGTTGTAATTGTTGGGGCTCCAAATGCAGTTGGTCTTTCATCACATGTCCCGGTTGTATAACCACCAAGAAATCGTTCCATTACGCAGGTTCCATTATCATTAAAACCATAAGCTCTAATAACATAATCCGTGTTTTGTTCCAGGTTTTGAAACGTATAGGAACTTACGCCTGAACCAACAGTGGCCACTTCCAATGGGCTTCCAAAGCCAAGTTTTTCAATTTCCAGTCTGTGGCCTTCATTGTTATTAGCATCCCATGAAAATGTGATTTCATTAACATTACGATCTATAGTTTCATTCGTGAATTCTGTGGTTGGAAAAGGCACTGTTTTAAATAATTGTAAAGGTGCGGTGCCAGTAACAGTGCCACTTGTAAGCGTAATATCGGAGCCATTAATATCTGCCCTCAACACCTGTGCATTTTTTGATGCGGTTGGTTTTAGCCTTAAACCTATCGCCAGCATGGGCAATCGTGATGCAGCTGAAATGTTCCCTGTAAAGGTGTAAACCCCGGGGCCTGTTACACTCACTGACTGATCAGCATCGAGGCTATTAAGAGGCAACAGGGTGCGTGACCCATTCATCATTAAAAACAAGGCGCCTCCTTGTGAATTATCAACATCATTTGCTGAGAAATTGCCACCGAGGTTAATTTCTATTTCATCAACAGTTACGGCACCGCCCTGTCCGAAATCTATGAGTGCTAGCAGCAGATCTGTAGCCTCCTGGCCACCACCGGTATTGAGGCGCTTGCTGTCGCAATTGATGTCTGTGTAAAACGGTTTATTTGACACATCAAACATCCCGATGGATTGAGAAAATAACGTGTTGGCACTGAGTAACAGTACCAGCGTTGTAATAAAGTAGTAGTAGTTGTTTTGGATCGACTTCATGGTATTGGGTTTTAAAAATTCCGATACCAATCTCCTTTCTTGGAGAGGGTGAATTCCCATCCACCCCGGGTGGTTTTTGCCCTACCCATGTGGGTAGTATTTGAAAAAAGTGAGTTTAAAAGCTTCTAAAGCCTATTTTCTCAGAAGGAACCAAGGAGGCATGTTAAATAAAATTTTTTGACTTTTCTGAAATCAAACGCTTGATAAGGTGAGAAGTGCAAAGAAATTGGGAATGAGTTATGAATTTTTGGGCAGTATTTTTTCCAGGGCTTCCATGCGATTCGAAACGCCTAATTTTTCGTACACATTTCTGAGATGATACTTCACAGTATTCACAGAAACATAAAGTGTTTCTGCAATCTCCCGATTGGTCTTTTCAGAAATAGCTTCCTGTAGTATTTCAAATTCTCTGGTTGACAATGGTTGATACAATTTAGAATTGATATCATCGAGCGTAACATCCAGTTCTTTTATTCCTCCCTGGAACAAACTGTTTATCTGAACACGTAGGGTATCAATTTCTTGCGATAATAAAGCCCTGCGAAGTTTAAAACGCTGAACAAGCAGTATGATGGCAATGGTACCAAAGACCACTATAATGGCGATTACTATCATAAGAAAAGTTTCGAAGCGTTCCTTGGCTTCAATCTCACGCTTGGCAGCAAGAATTTCCTTCTCTTTTTCTGCCGTTTCGTATTTTACCTTGAACTCCTCGATGCTTTTGAGTGTCTCAGTCTTTTGAATAGAATCATTCAACTGGTAATACGTCTCCAAATTTTCAATTGCTGAAGGATAGTCCAGTCTTCTTTTGTCTGCCTGATAGGCCAGCTGATAGGATCTTCTTAATCCAAACAGCATGTTGTTGCCTTTGGAAACTTCTATGGACTTGTCCAAAAGTTCGCGCGCTTTCTGATACTCACCTGACTGGATTGCAATATCCGCCAGCTCATTTAAACTACCTACCTCAGTTTCTGCTTCGCCAAACCTTTGGGCAAGATCAATTGCATTATTATAATAGTCTTTAGCCAAACCGGCATCATTCATTGACTTATGGATGTTGGCCATATTATAATACTGATAGATCAGTCCAAGGCTGTCTTTTGTAGTCTCTAGCAGACCCGTTGCTTCTCGATTTACAGATAAGGCACTGTCCGTTTTGTTAAGTGCGTTGTAGCAATATCCTAACCTGATCAGATTAGTTGCGATCTCCTTTTTATCACCGATTTGCCTTGATATTGCTAATCCTCTTTTTGAATAGGCCAAAGCTGATTTCGGGTCTTTTAATTCGAAAAATATGCCTGCTATATTGCCCAGAAGTTTTGATTGCCACCTCAAGTACTCTAACGTATTTTTACTGGTAGCTAATTTCAATGCATTTTCGAAATGTTTCTTGGCATCTTCATTATCACTGGTTATTCTGGCTACATTGCCCAGCGCGTTTAAAGAGCCAATTTCTGTGAGAACAGCGTTTGATTTTTTGGCTTTATTCACAGCTTTATCTAAGAATAGCTGGGCTGAATCAGTTTTATAAAGCATTCCATATGAAATGCCTAATTGAAAATAAAATTTTGCCTGCAAACTGTCATCATAATTTTCTACTATCGAAAATTGACCCATTAAAACTGAGCGAACGATGTTTGGATTGGCAATGGTATCTACCTGATTAATTATATCTTGAAGCGATTGGCTCCTTATATTGGTGGTTAATGCTAGAACAACAAGGAATATAAGCCAACGATTAGCAGACATACTTTATTGGTTTTATTACTATGAAGGTAAAAAAACTAATTTATAATGTAAGCTGATAATAAAATACGAAAAATCAATACGAACCAGATTATACTTAATTTATAAACTGGCGAATGGTAACTGTGCTTTTAAAAAAGCAATTTCTATCTCTTACTGATTCTAAAAACCTGATTATGACTACTCTCAGTAACATGCAAATAATAAATTCCATCAGGTAAAAACTCGATATCAACAACAATCTTATTCGATTTTTTTATTGGATTGATTGGTAATGATCTGCCCATAGCATCCATCAAAACAATATTTTCGAGCTCGTTAATGTATTCAATTTGAATAATATCGGTTGCAGGATTTGGAAATACCTTGATTGACCTGTTCTCTCTAGAATTCACACTTGTAATGAGTGTAGAATATTCATCAGAAAATGGGCTTTTACAAGCATCTATTGTGACTTGAACTGTATAAAAGCCATCTTCTTCAACGTTAAGTGTCTGATTTTTTTCATTACCCAAGATATTACCATTTAAATACCAACGATTCCCAACTTCACTGCTCGATTCAAGAATTATATCAGTGCTATTTTCTGATTGGGTGATAACAGGTTTAGAAGGGTACACGCAGAATATATGAGTGATAGACTCAGCAGGCAAATATTCATCATTACCGGGTTGTTCTGCAGTAACCACTACAGTTCCAGGTCTTAATAATGTTGCGATTGAACCTACAATTTCTAATTCAGTGGAAAATGTTGTAAACTCAACGTCCAACCCTGAGCTGGCACTTGCCTCAAGTTCAAATGATCCTTCATCGATGCTTATGTCAGGTACAGGATTAAATGTAATTGTTTGCGGTACCGGATCGGGTGTATCATCATCCGGATCAATAAAGAAATAAAGGTTATCTAAGTAAACGGTTCCATTTCCTTCAAACCTAATTTGCTCTAAAGCAGTTGTATTTACTGTACCTGAAATATCAGTTGTAGCAATAGTAACGCCTTGCCAATCTTCTAATGCTATAGCTATTTCATGAGACGATTCGTTACCATTTTGATCAATAAATACGAGGTTCAATTCTGTGGTATTGGGAGACCAGTAATCAAAATTTAAATAGTCCTGATTTGATACATCTAGAAGGTTTGTCGATAAATCGACTAGTTGATTATTAATATCCAAGTACCTTAAAGTGGGATTTGAATCAATATCCACAACATCTGAATAAACTTCCCGCTCGGGATTGGCAAATGTCACATCAGGTATGTTGGTGTAGGAATCGCTGAATAAGGACAGAACATCTACAGCACTATTGGTAGGTTGAGGTGCTGAAACTAATGGAATTGGTAAGTTATCAGTTTCATCCTCATCGTAATTTTGATAAACACGAACATAATCTATTACCATTGAGCTTTCCATAAACTCAGGTACAACATTGGCCGCAATAGCTACATTTAAAAGCAGGTATTGTTGTCTGTAAAAAGGCCATGTAGCATCATTTTTAGTAGCCGGATTGTAAGTGTAAAAAGGAATACCATCCATTGAAAATTCAATTTGATTTTCATCCCAAATCATCGAATAGACATGAAATGTATTGCTTACGTCTGATCCTATGGTTGAACCATAATTAACAGTTCCTCCGAAGCTGGAAGGTGTATGCAAGGCGCTACTAATAACATTTTGATTATCTCCCCAATGCTCCATGATATCAATTTCACCGCAAGCAGGCCAGTTTACTTCATCTATGTTATCGTCCCAATAGCCGCCATCTTCATTGATATTAGTACCAAGTGTCCATATGGCTGGCCAAGTACCTATTCCTTCAGGTAGCTTTGCTCTAACTTCTACTTTACCATAAGTAAAGGCAAACTTTGAGTTTAGTCTTGCCGAAGTATAGTCTTTAGTTACACCCTGATCAAAATAAGATTCTTTTTTAGCTGTGATCGTTAAAAATCCGTTTTCAACAAATGAATTAGTGATTTCATCCGTGTAATGTTGCCTTTCTCCATTCGCCCAACTGTCGCCCTGTATTAGTTGAGTTTGATGATGCCAATTATCTGAGCACACTGCTCCATCAGCATCAAACTCATCTGCCCATATTAGAACATAGTCGCCATTAGATGGAACGGCTCCTGTTGCTCCCGTGGTACAGGTTTGAGCATCTATCTTAAAACAAAATAGAATATTTACTAAGAGTACAAGTAGAGGTTTATTAGGCAATTACTTTGAATTTATATTTTCCTTTGAGAGTGTGTAAAATAGAAAAAAAGGCTGGCAATCACTCGCCAACCTTTTTTCAACCTAGCTTATATTATCGTGTAAAAGTAAATACATGGTTTCCGCTTACAGAAGCTGTTCGGCCACCTGTGCCTAGTGTATTCTGATTCCATGTTAACCCTACAACCAGTGTGTTCTCTGAAATTTCTAATACATCCATTTCAAGATCACCGTCTAGTAAAATCTGAGTTGCTGAAGTGGAAGTAAAATTCCAGGTACCTGAAGATTGAAAAATAGCACCTCCATTCACTGAATTGTATGTTCCTTCCTGAAAGGTTAAACTCAAACCTGCATACGTTGAAGAAAAATCTAAATCATCAACCAAAACTTCAGAAACATTCCAACCAGAAGCTGAGAGTAAGTTAAACACACGCTCTACCTCTGTATTATTAACCGGATCAGATGAGTCGTCATCATCGCAACCAGATAATAAACCTATGAGGGCAACTACCGAAATAGTCAAAATCAATTTTATATATCTTTTCATATTATTTAACATTATCATCATGCTTAGTTTTTAACAATTCTAATTTGCTGTGCTGATTCTCCGCTGTTAATCATTAGAAGATAAACACCATTAGGAATAGTTGAAATATCAGATTCAACAACGTCTCCATTTACTCTAAATGTATTCTGTTGTGCACGGCCAGAGAGATCAAATAATTGCAGCCCACTAATATCTCCAGCAAATCCTTTTATTTGAATTAGGTTAGAAGATGGGTTAGGGTATACCGTTACGGCATCTAATCTATTGCTGAGTCCCGTACTTGTAACAATTAATGCTACATCGTCTGAAATCTCACTGGAACAACCATCGATTGTTACCTGAACAGAATATATGCCTTCTGAATCAACGTTTAGGGTAGCACCCGTTGCTGATGCAATGGCTTCTCCATTTAGGAACCATTGATTACCAGCGCTACTGCTTGATTCTAACTGAACAGACTCAGTGTTATCATTATTCACAGTAATTACCGGTTTCATTGGGTTGATACAGAACGTTCTCGATACTGTTGGTGCAGCTAAAAATTCGCTGTTTCCTGCCTGATTAGCATCGATAGTTACAGATCCTGCAGCCAACAATGTTACTTCACCAGCACTTGTTACATCCACTTTATCAGAGCTGGAAGAAAATGAAACATCCAACTGAGAAGAAGCAGTAGCAGTTAACGTAAACGGACTGTCGCCTAAGGTTTTATCTGCAATGGCCGGGAAGGTGATAGTTTGTGCTACTGGGTCTATTGGGTCAGCTGCAACAATAACTGTTCTAGTCACCTCATCTGCTGCATTTCCGGCAGCATCCATCACATTATAAGTTATGGTGTAGGTACCTGCTACACTTGTATCAACAACATCTCCTCCAACAACGATATCTTCTGTAATATCACCGTCTGTATCATCCGTTGCTGTTGCTCCGGCATCTGTATAGGTGTCGTTTAATGCAACGTTAACGGTAGCATCACCAATTAAAGTAATAACTGGCGGTGTAGTATCGCCTCCACCAACATCCATTGATTGATCAATATCATCGTAATAGAAAGTCCATGTAGGAGCATCTGTATCAGCAGCTCCCATAACTCCATTATCGAATATTAGGGTTATCGCATTGGTTGCTACTAATCCTGATTCAGCACTAAAGTCAAATGTTAATTCCTCCCATGTGCCAGAACCTGAGTGACTAACTACTCGCTCAATATTAGGTTGCTCTAATTTAAAGGTAACCGGCACTTCTCTAGAAGCCCAAACTTTCATTTTAAATACCTGACCTGCTGTGTAATCAATGTTGCCATCCAATACTAAAGTTGTTCCACCAAAATTTTGGTCAGGAAACTTTTGCATTTGTACTACTTTGGCACTGGTATTAATTCCTGAAGCATCAGGATTATCTTCTATTGTTGAAGCACCACCGTTAAAATTATTCAATGTATAAGGACCACCTGCATCTTCGAAATCAACTGGGAAAGTAGCGGTTGTCGGGCCACTGCCTCCTATTTCCTGACTAATATCATCGTAATAGAAGGTCCAAAAATCTGGGTTTCCAGCTGCATCGCCAACTTCACCATTGTCAAAGAAAATAGACACCGCACCTGTAGCTCCTAAGCCCACCTCAGAACTGAAATCAAAAGTTAATTCTTCCCAGGTACTTGAACCCGTATGACTCACAATTCTGGTAATATCACCGCCCTGCTCTAATTTGAATGTAACTGGCAC
This genomic window contains:
- a CDS encoding tetratricopeptide repeat protein, which gives rise to MSANRWLIFLVVLALTTNIRSQSLQDIINQVDTIANPNIVRSVLMGQFSIVENYDDSLQAKFYFQLGISYGMLYKTDSAQLFLDKAVNKAKKSNAVLTEIGSLNALGNVARITSDNEDAKKHFENALKLATSKNTLEYLRWQSKLLGNIAGIFFELKDPKSALAYSKRGLAISRQIGDKKEIATNLIRLGYCYNALNKTDSALSVNREATGLLETTKDSLGLIYQYYNMANIHKSMNDAGLAKDYYNNAIDLAQRFGEAETEVGSLNELADIAIQSGEYQKARELLDKSIEVSKGNNMLFGLRRSYQLAYQADKRRLDYPSAIENLETYYQLNDSIQKTETLKSIEEFKVKYETAEKEKEILAAKREIEAKERFETFLMIVIAIIVVFGTIAIILLVQRFKLRRALLSQEIDTLRVQINSLFQGGIKELDVTLDDINSKLYQPLSTREFEILQEAISEKTNREIAETLYVSVNTVKYHLRNVYEKLGVSNRMEALEKILPKNS
- a CDS encoding family 16 glycosylhydrolase, which produces MPNKPLLVLLVNILFCFKIDAQTCTTGATGAVPSNGDYVLIWADEFDADGAVCSDNWHHQTQLIQGDSWANGERQHYTDEITNSFVENGFLTITAKKESYFDQGVTKDYTSARLNSKFAFTYGKVEVRAKLPEGIGTWPAIWTLGTNINEDGGYWDDNIDEVNWPACGEIDIMEHWGDNQNVISSALHTPSSFGGTVNYGSTIGSDVSNTFHVYSMIWDENQIEFSMDGIPFYTYNPATKNDATWPFYRQQYLLLNVAIAANVVPEFMESSMVIDYVRVYQNYDEDETDNLPIPLVSAPQPTNSAVDVLSLFSDSYTNIPDVTFANPEREVYSDVVDIDSNPTLRYLDINNQLVDLSTNLLDVSNQDYLNFDYWSPNTTELNLVFIDQNGNESSHEIAIALEDWQGVTIATTDISGTVNTTALEQIRFEGNGTVYLDNLYFFIDPDDDTPDPVPQTITFNPVPDISIDEGSFELEASASSGLDVEFTTFSTELEIVGSIATLLRPGTVVVTAEQPGNDEYLPAESITHIFCVYPSKPVITQSENSTDIILESSSEVGNRWYLNGNILGNEKNQTLNVEEDGFYTVQVTIDACKSPFSDEYSTLITSVNSRENRSIKVFPNPATDIIQIEYINELENIVLMDAMGRSLPINPIKKSNKIVVDIEFLPDGIYYLHVTESSHNQVFRISKR